In one window of Mycobacteriales bacterium DNA:
- a CDS encoding group I intron-associated PD-(D/E)XK endonuclease, with protein sequence MRTWTDEQLRAAVATGRSWPEVLGALGFAQNSGSARATVRRHAARLGLDMSGLSDPSVALPADPFTAAPELKHLRASGAYIVAGACALAGYKVSWPLEPAIYDLLVDTGTIQRVQVKTTTHRVDGTWSCMITHSSSSERAWYTSDEIDFFGIVDPELNVYMIPVHVLDGHARIYVRRYDAYRLPRLAVEGLTASNGS encoded by the coding sequence ATGAGGACGTGGACGGACGAGCAGCTGCGTGCCGCTGTCGCCACGGGGCGATCCTGGCCTGAGGTTCTGGGGGCACTCGGCTTCGCGCAGAACTCCGGGTCGGCGCGGGCGACGGTTCGGCGGCACGCCGCCCGACTCGGTCTCGACATGAGCGGGCTGTCCGACCCGTCCGTTGCACTGCCGGCGGACCCCTTCACCGCGGCTCCCGAGCTGAAGCACCTTCGGGCGTCGGGCGCCTACATCGTTGCGGGGGCGTGTGCCCTCGCCGGCTACAAGGTCTCGTGGCCGCTCGAGCCCGCCATCTACGACCTACTCGTGGACACCGGCACCATTCAGCGGGTGCAGGTGAAGACGACCACGCACCGCGTCGACGGCACGTGGTCGTGCATGATCACCCACAGCTCGTCGTCCGAGCGGGCATGGTACACGTCGGACGAGATCGACTTCTTCGGCATCGTCGATCCGGAGCTCAACGTGTACATGATCCCGGTGCACGTTCTCGACGGCCACGCGCGGATCTACGTCCGCCGGTACGACGCCTACCGACTCCCTCGACTCGCAGTCGAGGGGCTCACGGCGTCGAACGGCTCCTGA
- a CDS encoding ATP-binding domain-containing protein — MRGYVDALWPPVTAERLVAAVLGDRDLLARAAAGVLTEQEPDDLAGGGAPGRWSRADLPLLDEASYLLERSSGYAHVVVDEAQDLSQMQLRAIGRRCVTGSATVLGDLAQGTTPGAPGNWSDVLLHLGKPSGRLEVLNTGYRVPRQVLDLANRLLPHIAPGIAPAASLRSAPDSLELRRTSVLVVDAAAAVRERTGSGSVAVVAAGAALLTAAGEQLAADGVGAELLGEGIPAGQVALVPADLVKGLEFDSVVLLEPAAIASRGQYGLRLLYVALTRAVSSLLVLHSEDLPRELAG; from the coding sequence GTGCGCGGGTACGTCGACGCGCTGTGGCCACCCGTGACCGCCGAGCGGCTGGTCGCCGCAGTGCTGGGCGACCGGGACCTGCTGGCCCGCGCCGCCGCAGGCGTGCTCACCGAGCAGGAGCCGGACGACCTGGCCGGCGGCGGCGCTCCCGGCCGCTGGTCGCGCGCCGACCTGCCGCTGCTCGACGAGGCCTCGTACCTCCTGGAGCGCTCTTCGGGCTACGCGCACGTGGTCGTCGACGAGGCGCAGGACCTGTCGCAGATGCAGCTGCGGGCGATCGGCCGACGCTGCGTGACCGGGAGCGCCACCGTGCTCGGCGATCTCGCGCAAGGGACGACGCCGGGCGCCCCGGGCAACTGGTCCGACGTCCTGCTGCACCTCGGCAAGCCCTCCGGCCGGCTCGAGGTGCTGAACACCGGATACCGGGTGCCTCGCCAGGTGCTCGACCTGGCCAACCGGCTGCTGCCGCACATCGCGCCCGGGATCGCCCCCGCCGCATCCCTGCGGTCGGCGCCGGACTCGCTCGAGCTGCGCCGTACGAGCGTTCTCGTCGTGGACGCGGCCGCTGCCGTACGGGAGCGGACCGGGTCGGGTTCGGTAGCCGTCGTCGCGGCGGGCGCGGCGCTGCTGACGGCTGCGGGCGAGCAGCTCGCTGCGGACGGGGTCGGCGCCGAGCTGCTCGGCGAAGGGATCCCCGCCGGACAGGTCGCCCTCGTGCCGGCCGACCTGGTGAAGGGGCTGGAGTTCGACTCCGTCGTCCTGCTCGAGCCGGCTGCGATCGCTTCCCGTGGGCAGTACGGGCTGCGCTTGCTCTACGTCGCCCTGACCCGGGCGGTGTCCTCGCTGCTGGTCCTGCACAGCGAGGACCTCCCGCGCGAGCTCGCCGGCTGA
- a CDS encoding AMP-binding protein, whose amino-acid sequence MPLVAPTPPRTAPSFVRDLARHGDAPALLTRQGRLSYRELAARVGDVAQQLGPTRRLVLLEAANTVEAVVAYLAGLTAGCPVALAPAAALASLTAAYDPDVVMTRDGGWGVDARRDGSAHELHDELALLLSTSGSTGSPKLVRLSRDNLSANAQAIADYLDLRPSDRGPTVLPLGYCYGLSVLNSHLERGAGLLLTDLSVVDGCFWELFREHGATSLAGVPHTFDLLDRVGFADMDLPSLRYVTQAGGRLAPERVRALAELGQQRGFDLFVMYGQTEATARMAYLPPALAHTAPGSIGLPVPGGGFALDPVPDSDEPGVGELVYSGPNVMLGYAAGPADLALGRTVDRLHTGDLARRDAGTGLYEIVGRRARTSKVLGLRIDLQRVEDRLAGLGIPACCVGGDDELVVVAATPRQVAAEVAAAAGLPVRAVRVVGVEALPRLDSGKPDLRAAAALAVRDQPAPVAALSTGPNVDGLCALYADVLDRPVRPEDTFVGLGGDSLSYVETSLRLEQVLGALPPSWHTTPIRDLAPARRPPRAGRALETGVALRAAAIVAIVGSHANLWTLLGGAHILLGVAGFNFARFHLSGTGLASPAGRALRSVRRIVVPSVLWIALAAMITERYTLTNVLLLNGVVGPEKFGPSWHYWFLEVLVYLLLACAALLAVPAVRRAERRWPWGFSLVLLAVGVASRFAPGWLPTGPDRIHTAHVLFWLFALGWAAARAGTVPRRLLLTAVLLATVPGFFGNPWREALVVAGLLALLWIGTVRVPAAVARGASLLAAASLHIYVTHWLVYPHLEVQWPLAATLASLAVGLAYRELETRATALVQSLGLGRRVPTSWSRRRAVRAGFGRR is encoded by the coding sequence GTGCCGCTCGTCGCTCCCACGCCGCCCCGGACGGCGCCCTCCTTCGTCCGGGACCTCGCGCGGCACGGTGACGCCCCGGCGCTGCTCACCCGGCAGGGCCGGCTGAGCTACCGGGAGCTGGCGGCGCGGGTCGGCGACGTCGCGCAGCAACTCGGCCCGACCCGCCGGCTGGTCCTGCTGGAGGCGGCCAACACGGTCGAGGCCGTCGTGGCCTACCTCGCCGGCCTGACCGCCGGCTGCCCGGTGGCGCTGGCGCCGGCGGCGGCGCTCGCCTCGCTCACCGCGGCGTACGACCCCGACGTCGTGATGACCCGCGACGGGGGCTGGGGGGTGGACGCACGACGCGACGGCAGCGCCCACGAGCTGCACGACGAGCTCGCGCTGCTGCTGAGCACCTCGGGCTCGACCGGCTCACCCAAGCTCGTGCGGCTGTCCCGGGACAACCTGAGCGCGAACGCGCAGGCCATCGCCGACTACCTCGACCTGCGCCCGTCCGACCGCGGGCCGACCGTCCTGCCGCTGGGCTACTGCTACGGGCTGTCGGTGCTCAACAGCCACCTGGAGCGCGGCGCCGGGCTGCTGCTCACCGACCTGTCGGTGGTGGACGGCTGCTTCTGGGAGCTGTTCCGGGAGCACGGCGCGACCTCGCTGGCCGGTGTCCCGCACACCTTCGACCTGCTGGACCGGGTCGGCTTCGCCGACATGGACCTACCGTCGCTGCGCTACGTCACGCAGGCGGGCGGGCGGCTGGCGCCCGAACGGGTGCGGGCCCTGGCCGAGCTGGGGCAGCAGCGCGGTTTCGACCTGTTCGTGATGTACGGCCAGACCGAGGCAACGGCCCGGATGGCCTATCTGCCGCCCGCGCTCGCGCACACCGCCCCCGGCTCGATCGGCCTCCCGGTGCCGGGCGGCGGCTTCGCCCTCGACCCGGTGCCCGACAGCGACGAGCCCGGCGTCGGGGAGCTGGTCTACAGCGGGCCGAACGTCATGCTCGGCTACGCCGCCGGACCCGCCGACCTGGCCCTCGGCCGCACCGTCGACCGGCTGCACACCGGCGACCTGGCCCGCCGCGACGCCGGCACCGGGCTGTACGAGATCGTCGGCCGGCGCGCCCGCACCTCCAAGGTGCTCGGCCTGCGGATCGACCTCCAGCGGGTCGAGGACCGGCTGGCGGGCCTCGGCATCCCGGCCTGCTGCGTGGGCGGTGACGACGAGCTGGTCGTGGTCGCCGCGACACCCCGGCAGGTGGCCGCGGAGGTCGCCGCCGCTGCCGGCCTGCCCGTTCGCGCCGTGCGGGTGGTCGGCGTCGAGGCGCTCCCGCGGCTGGACAGCGGCAAGCCGGACCTGCGGGCCGCGGCCGCGCTGGCCGTCCGCGATCAGCCCGCTCCCGTCGCCGCGCTGTCCACCGGCCCAAACGTCGACGGGCTGTGTGCGCTCTACGCGGACGTGCTCGACCGGCCGGTGCGGCCGGAGGACACCTTCGTCGGCCTGGGCGGCGACTCGCTGTCCTACGTCGAGACGTCGCTGCGCCTCGAGCAGGTGCTCGGGGCGCTGCCGCCCAGCTGGCACACGACGCCGATCCGGGACCTGGCTCCGGCCCGCCGGCCGCCGCGAGCCGGCCGGGCGCTCGAGACGGGGGTGGCGCTGCGGGCCGCGGCCATCGTGGCGATCGTCGGGTCGCACGCAAACCTCTGGACGCTGCTCGGTGGCGCGCACATCCTGCTCGGGGTCGCCGGCTTCAACTTCGCCCGCTTCCACCTGAGCGGGACCGGCCTGGCGTCCCCAGCCGGTCGGGCACTGCGCAGCGTCCGGCGCATCGTCGTGCCGAGCGTGCTGTGGATCGCCCTCGCGGCGATGATCACGGAGCGCTACACGCTCACCAACGTGCTGCTCCTCAACGGCGTGGTCGGCCCGGAGAAGTTCGGGCCCAGCTGGCACTACTGGTTCCTCGAGGTGCTCGTCTACCTGCTGCTCGCCTGCGCGGCGCTGCTGGCCGTCCCCGCGGTACGCCGGGCGGAACGGCGCTGGCCGTGGGGCTTCTCGCTGGTGCTGCTCGCCGTCGGCGTCGCCAGCCGCTTCGCACCGGGTTGGCTGCCGACCGGGCCGGACCGGATCCACACCGCACACGTCCTGTTCTGGCTCTTCGCACTCGGTTGGGCGGCGGCGCGGGCCGGCACCGTGCCCCGCCGGTTGCTGCTGACGGCCGTCCTGCTCGCCACCGTGCCCGGTTTCTTCGGCAACCCGTGGCGCGAGGCGCTCGTCGTGGCGGGGCTGCTCGCGCTGCTCTGGATCGGCACGGTGCGCGTCCCGGCGGCCGTCGCGCGCGGCGCGAGCCTGCTGGCCGCGGCCTCGCTGCACATCTACGTCACGCACTGGCTGGTCTACCCGCACCTCGAAGTGCAGTGGCCGCTGGCCGCGACGCTGGCCTCGCTCGCCGTCGGGCTGGCCTACCGGGAACTCGAGACCCGGGCGACCGCACTCGTGCAGAGCCTGGGCCTGGGCCGCCGCGTGCCGACCTCGTGGAGCCGGCGCAGGGCCGTCCGGGCCGGGTTCGGCAGGCGCTGA
- a CDS encoding CDP-alcohol phosphatidyltransferase family protein, whose translation MTERLGTSEPQLSTRIWTIPNALSMLRLAGVPVFLYWVLITEQDGRAILLLMAAGATDYFDGMIARRYSQFTRLGELLDPLADRLYIFATLLALVYRDGLPLWWALALIGRDGVLAVCLAVLRRAGHGPLPVHFLGKAATFNLLYAFPMLLAALPGSQGLLATVFRPMGWAFAAWGSVLYLWAGVLYVVQVRQVLRADRS comes from the coding sequence ATGACCGAGCGGCTCGGGACCTCCGAGCCACAGCTCTCCACCCGGATCTGGACCATCCCGAACGCCCTGTCCATGCTGCGGCTGGCCGGCGTACCGGTGTTCCTGTACTGGGTGCTGATCACCGAGCAGGACGGCCGGGCCATCCTGCTGCTGATGGCCGCGGGCGCCACCGACTACTTCGACGGCATGATCGCCCGCAGGTACTCGCAGTTCACCCGGCTCGGGGAGCTGCTCGATCCGCTCGCGGACCGCCTCTACATCTTCGCCACGCTGCTGGCCCTGGTCTACCGGGACGGGCTGCCGCTGTGGTGGGCGCTGGCGCTCATCGGGCGCGACGGGGTGCTGGCGGTGTGCCTGGCGGTGCTGCGCCGGGCGGGGCACGGGCCGTTGCCGGTGCACTTCCTCGGCAAGGCGGCCACCTTCAACCTGCTCTACGCCTTCCCGATGCTGCTCGCCGCCCTGCCCGGCAGCCAGGGTCTGCTCGCGACCGTCTTCCGGCCGATGGGCTGGGCGTTCGCCGCCTGGGGAAGCGTCCTCTACCTGTGGGCCGGCGTCCTGTACGTCGTGCAGGTGCGCCAGGTGCTGCGCGCCGACCGCTCGTGA
- a CDS encoding mannose-1-phosphate guanyltransferase, with protein sequence MKAVVMAGGEGTRLRPMTANQPKPLLPVVNRPIMAHVLRLLKRHGFDESVVTVQFLASLVRTYFGDGEEFGMSLSYTTEQTPLGTAGSVANARAELGDDAFLVISGDALTDIDLGALVRAHRATGALATVCLTRVPDPLEFGIVVQHESGRIERFLEKPTWGQVFTDTVNTGIYVMEPEIFDHVRPGVPVDWSGDVFPALLAGGAPLYGHVADGYWEDVGTLSSYIRAQADVLHRRVDAEIDGFEMATGVWVGEGVDIDPDATLIGPLCIGDNVKIEAGARVGELCVLGDNVVVKSGASLERSVVHDNVFVGLQVSLRGAVIGKNTDVMRAARVGEASVVGDGCVLEEEAYLSDGVQVYPFKTIEAGTVLHTSVIWGSRGSASLFGPRGISGLVNVEITPEYVVRLAAAYATTLPKGSVVVTARDASRAARALKRVVTGALNASAMDVRDLEVTPLPVARFMTSGSNAAGGIVLRATPDDPQSVDIVFLDEGGGDLSPARQRALERVVSRQEFRRAFPGEMAELAFPSRTVETYVQELLRAVDVSGLGEARMKVVLDTAGGAVSLVLPALLGRLDVEVLTVNNRLDERASGETVAEHMRDLERLGELVSGSRAAFGVRFDHVGERLTVVDERGRLIHDDRALLVVLDLVAAERRCGRIALPVTTTRVAEQVANFHGTDILWTSTSPADLTAAAATPGVIFAGDGRSGFVVPELAPSLDGIAAFVRLLGLVARTRLTLSQIDARIPQAHLVRRAVPTPWAVKGAVMRTVLEAAGGRAVDTTDGVRLVEADGAWALVLPDPSEAVTHVWAEGPDAGRATDLVTRWAEAVESMQA encoded by the coding sequence GTGAAGGCGGTCGTCATGGCCGGGGGCGAGGGGACCCGGCTGCGCCCGATGACCGCGAACCAGCCCAAGCCGCTGCTGCCCGTGGTGAACCGGCCGATCATGGCGCACGTCCTGCGGCTGCTGAAGCGGCACGGCTTCGACGAGAGCGTCGTGACCGTGCAGTTCCTGGCCAGCCTCGTACGCACCTACTTCGGGGACGGCGAGGAGTTCGGGATGTCCCTGTCGTACACCACCGAGCAGACGCCGCTGGGTACCGCAGGCTCGGTGGCCAACGCCCGCGCCGAGCTGGGTGACGACGCCTTCCTGGTCATCTCCGGCGACGCCCTGACCGACATCGATCTGGGGGCACTGGTGCGGGCCCACCGGGCGACCGGCGCCCTGGCGACCGTCTGCCTCACCCGGGTGCCCGATCCGCTGGAGTTCGGGATCGTGGTCCAGCACGAGTCCGGCCGCATCGAGCGGTTCCTGGAGAAGCCCACCTGGGGCCAGGTGTTCACCGATACCGTCAACACCGGCATCTACGTCATGGAGCCCGAGATCTTCGACCATGTCCGGCCGGGCGTGCCCGTGGACTGGTCCGGCGACGTCTTCCCCGCGCTGCTGGCCGGAGGAGCGCCGCTGTACGGCCACGTGGCCGACGGCTACTGGGAGGACGTCGGCACTCTCAGCTCCTATATCCGTGCGCAGGCCGACGTGCTCCACCGCCGCGTCGACGCCGAGATCGACGGCTTCGAGATGGCCACCGGCGTCTGGGTGGGCGAGGGGGTGGACATCGACCCGGACGCGACGCTGATCGGCCCACTGTGCATCGGTGACAACGTCAAGATCGAGGCGGGCGCACGGGTCGGGGAGCTCTGTGTGCTCGGGGACAACGTCGTGGTCAAGAGCGGCGCCTCGCTGGAGCGCTCGGTCGTGCACGACAACGTCTTCGTCGGGCTGCAGGTCAGCCTGCGCGGCGCGGTGATCGGCAAGAACACCGACGTCATGCGGGCCGCCCGCGTCGGGGAGGCGTCGGTCGTCGGCGACGGGTGCGTCCTGGAGGAGGAGGCCTACCTCTCCGACGGCGTGCAGGTCTACCCGTTCAAGACGATCGAGGCCGGCACCGTCCTGCACACCAGCGTCATCTGGGGGAGCCGCGGCAGTGCCTCGCTGTTCGGCCCGCGCGGCATCTCCGGGCTGGTCAACGTCGAGATCACCCCGGAGTACGTCGTGCGGCTGGCCGCGGCGTACGCCACCACGCTGCCCAAGGGGAGCGTCGTCGTCACGGCGCGGGACGCCTCCCGCGCCGCCCGGGCGCTCAAGCGTGTCGTCACGGGGGCGCTCAACGCCAGTGCCATGGACGTGCGCGACCTGGAGGTGACGCCGCTGCCGGTCGCCCGCTTCATGACCTCGGGCAGCAACGCGGCCGGCGGGATCGTGCTGCGCGCCACACCCGACGACCCGCAGTCGGTCGACATCGTCTTCCTGGACGAGGGCGGGGGCGACCTGTCGCCGGCCCGCCAGCGGGCTCTCGAGCGGGTCGTCAGCCGGCAGGAGTTCCGGCGCGCCTTCCCCGGCGAGATGGCCGAGCTGGCCTTCCCGTCGCGCACCGTCGAGACCTACGTCCAGGAGCTGCTCCGGGCTGTCGACGTGTCGGGTCTGGGTGAGGCCCGGATGAAGGTCGTGCTCGACACCGCCGGCGGCGCCGTGTCGCTGGTGCTGCCGGCGCTGCTCGGGCGCCTCGACGTGGAGGTCCTGACGGTGAACAACCGGCTCGACGAGCGGGCGAGCGGGGAGACCGTGGCGGAGCACATGCGCGACCTGGAGCGACTGGGCGAGCTGGTGTCCGGCTCGCGGGCCGCCTTCGGCGTGCGTTTCGACCACGTCGGGGAGCGGCTCACGGTCGTCGACGAGCGCGGCCGGTTGATCCACGACGACCGGGCCCTGCTGGTCGTGCTCGACCTGGTCGCCGCCGAGCGACGCTGCGGGCGCATCGCGCTGCCGGTGACCACCACCCGCGTCGCCGAGCAGGTCGCGAACTTCCACGGCACCGACATCCTGTGGACCTCCACGTCGCCGGCCGATCTCACCGCCGCCGCCGCCACCCCAGGGGTGATCTTCGCCGGCGACGGTCGCAGCGGCTTCGTCGTGCCCGAACTCGCCCCCTCCCTGGACGGCATCGCCGCCTTCGTGCGGCTGCTCGGGCTGGTCGCCCGGACCCGGTTGACGCTCTCCCAGATCGACGCCCGCATCCCGCAGGCCCATCTGGTGCGCCGGGCGGTCCCCACGCCGTGGGCGGTGAAGGGCGCGGTCATGCGAACGGTGCTGGAGGCCGCGGGCGGCCGGGCGGTCGACACCACCGACGGCGTACGGCTCGTCGAGGCGGACGGGGCCTGGGCGCTCGTGCTGCCCGATCCGTCGGAGGCGGTCACGCACGTCTGGGCGGAGGGCCCGGATGCCGGCCGCGCCACCGACCTGGTGACCCGCTGGGCCGAGGCGGTCGAGTCGATGCAGGCGTAG
- a CDS encoding DUF881 domain-containing protein, giving the protein MTPTPTRTGQDAAPRRVDGSMSLLVDVMANSLDEGYAERAARKAGEQAGVPAAAAVPVRGLTTVVGLVLLGLVTGTAVAQVRARQDERAGVRTGLAAEVRERTGETDELADRAERLRAEVAATQAEVLGVDAAGRSVARRLVQLGLASGTLPVQGPGIVVTLQDALPEQEPAAVPRQGGPAEGRVQDRDIQDLVNALWAAGAEAVSVNDVRLTALTAIRSAGDAILVDFRLLSPPYVVRAVGDPAVLEFELLDGAAGRRLATYVSLYGLRFESRREESLSLPGASTRELRAALPGEGP; this is encoded by the coding sequence GTGACCCCCACCCCGACCCGGACCGGGCAGGACGCCGCGCCGCGCCGGGTGGACGGGTCGATGTCGCTGCTGGTGGACGTGATGGCCAACTCGCTCGACGAGGGCTATGCCGAGCGGGCGGCCCGCAAGGCAGGTGAGCAGGCGGGGGTGCCGGCGGCTGCGGCTGTCCCGGTGCGCGGCCTCACCACCGTCGTCGGCCTGGTCCTGCTCGGCCTGGTCACCGGCACCGCGGTGGCCCAGGTGCGGGCGCGCCAGGACGAACGCGCCGGCGTGCGCACCGGCCTCGCCGCCGAGGTGCGTGAGCGGACGGGAGAGACCGACGAGCTGGCCGACCGGGCCGAGCGGCTGCGCGCCGAGGTGGCCGCCACCCAGGCCGAGGTGCTCGGTGTCGACGCCGCGGGGCGCAGCGTCGCCCGGCGGCTGGTCCAGCTGGGTCTGGCCAGCGGCACCCTGCCCGTCCAGGGGCCGGGAATCGTCGTCACGCTGCAGGACGCGCTCCCCGAGCAGGAGCCTGCCGCGGTCCCGCGGCAGGGCGGGCCGGCCGAGGGGCGGGTGCAGGACCGTGACATCCAGGACCTCGTCAACGCGCTCTGGGCGGCCGGCGCCGAGGCGGTCAGCGTCAACGACGTGCGGCTGACCGCGCTGACCGCGATCCGCAGTGCCGGTGACGCGATCCTCGTCGATTTCCGGCTGCTGTCCCCGCCCTACGTCGTGCGGGCCGTCGGTGATCCGGCGGTGCTGGAGTTCGAGCTGCTGGACGGGGCGGCCGGCCGGCGCCTCGCGACGTACGTCTCGCTCTACGGCCTGCGCTTCGAGAGCCGGCGCGAGGAGTCGCTGTCGCTGCCCGGGGCGAGCACCCGCGAGCTGCGCGCCGCGCTGCCGGGGGAGGGGCCGTGA
- a CDS encoding small basic family protein — protein sequence MIPALALVLGVVLGLVFEPTVPAALQPYLPIAVVAALDAVFGAVRAQLEGIFDDRVFVVSFVSNVLVAALVVFLGDQLGVGGQLSTGVVVVLGIRIFSNAAAIRRRVFAA from the coding sequence GTGATCCCCGCCCTCGCGCTCGTGCTCGGGGTGGTGCTCGGCCTGGTCTTCGAGCCCACCGTCCCGGCCGCGCTCCAGCCGTACCTGCCGATCGCGGTGGTCGCGGCGCTCGACGCGGTCTTCGGCGCGGTACGGGCCCAGCTCGAGGGCATCTTCGACGACCGGGTGTTCGTGGTGTCCTTCGTGAGCAACGTCCTCGTCGCCGCCCTCGTGGTCTTCCTCGGAGACCAGCTGGGCGTCGGCGGCCAGCTCTCGACCGGCGTGGTGGTCGTGCTCGGCATCCGGATCTTCTCCAACGCGGCCGCCATCCGCCGCCGCGTCTTCGCCGCATGA
- a CDS encoding DUF881 domain-containing protein produces MNGGRLRRLLTPRLRPVDLAVAVLLAVLGFAAVVQVRSTQDGPLAAARQEDLVQILDELANRNDRLRAEVSALERARAELTSGGDRTAAALAEARRREQLLGVLAGTVPARGPGLLLTITDPEESIGPDVLLDALEELRAAGAEAIQLEGPVDLSVDGAKAAVGAQVRVIASTALEAGERGGVVVDDVALYPPYRFVVVGDASTLASAVGIPGGVVDNVELRGGAALVEQRDEVRVVALRPLQQPRYARPPPPTRGGGGGGAPSARSDERRPRPWISSTPPSTSGSRSSAPASRRSCGSASRPMPRRHSATSSS; encoded by the coding sequence ATGAACGGCGGGCGGCTGCGCCGGCTGCTGACGCCGCGGCTGCGCCCGGTCGACCTCGCGGTGGCGGTCCTGCTCGCGGTCCTCGGCTTCGCGGCGGTCGTGCAGGTGCGCTCGACCCAGGACGGCCCTCTCGCGGCGGCCCGCCAGGAGGATCTGGTCCAGATCCTGGACGAGCTGGCCAACCGCAACGACCGGTTGCGGGCGGAGGTGTCGGCCCTCGAGCGGGCCCGGGCCGAGCTGACCAGCGGCGGCGACCGGACAGCGGCGGCGCTCGCCGAGGCCCGTCGCCGCGAGCAGCTGCTCGGCGTGCTGGCCGGCACGGTACCCGCCCGGGGCCCGGGTCTGCTGCTGACGATCACCGACCCCGAGGAGTCGATCGGACCGGACGTGCTGCTCGACGCGCTCGAGGAGCTGCGGGCCGCCGGCGCCGAGGCCATCCAGCTCGAGGGGCCGGTCGATCTGAGCGTCGACGGCGCGAAGGCCGCCGTCGGCGCGCAGGTGCGGGTGATCGCCTCCACCGCGCTCGAGGCGGGCGAGCGGGGCGGGGTGGTGGTCGACGACGTCGCGCTCTATCCGCCGTACCGCTTCGTCGTGGTCGGCGACGCCTCCACGCTGGCCTCGGCGGTGGGCATCCCCGGCGGGGTCGTCGACAACGTCGAGCTTCGCGGCGGCGCGGCTCTGGTCGAGCAGCGCGACGAGGTCCGGGTGGTCGCCTTGCGACCGCTCCAGCAGCCTCGTTACGCTCGGCCCCCCCCCCCCACCCGGGGGGGGGGGGGGGGGGGGGCCCCGTCCGCACGCTCCGACGAGAGAAGGCCCAGGCCGTGGATCTCCAGTACACCGCCGAGCACGAGTGGGTCGCGATCGTCGGCACCGGCGAGTCGGCGGTCCTGCGGCTCGGCATCACGCCCTATGCCGCGGAGGCACTCGGCGACATCGTCTTCGTGA
- the gcvH gene encoding glycine cleavage system protein GcvH: protein MVGTGESAVLRLGITPYAAEALGDIVFVTLPTVGTQVTAGQAFGEVESTKSVSDVYAPVAGTVAARNDQLDSTPELVNSDPLGEGWMVELRPAEGVEAALQSAALLDADAYAALTVTES from the coding sequence ATCGTCGGCACCGGCGAGTCGGCGGTCCTGCGGCTCGGCATCACGCCCTATGCCGCGGAGGCACTCGGCGACATCGTCTTCGTGACGCTGCCCACGGTCGGGACCCAGGTGACGGCCGGCCAGGCCTTCGGCGAGGTCGAGAGCACCAAGAGCGTCTCGGACGTGTACGCGCCGGTCGCCGGCACCGTCGCGGCCCGCAACGACCAGTTGGACAGCACTCCCGAGCTGGTGAACAGCGACCCGCTGGGAGAGGGCTGGATGGTCGAGCTCCGCCCCGCGGAGGGGGTCGAGGCGGCGCTGCAGTCGGCCGCGCTGCTGGACGCCGACGCCTACGCAGCCCTGACCGTCACGGAGTCCTGA
- a CDS encoding FHA domain-containing protein, with the protein MFCTHCGHQNPDGSRFCARCGTALPRAGSEGAASAVETTSAISLTALEVGLEEGTAAAADAAPDAGPLEALPPGSALLVVKRGPNAGSRFLLDAEVTTAGRHPESDIFLDDVTVSRRHAEFAREGGGFLVRDVGSLNGTYLNRERIDAAGLAGGDEVQIGKYRLVFLVGSRGGEG; encoded by the coding sequence GTGTTCTGCACCCACTGCGGCCACCAGAACCCCGACGGCAGCCGGTTCTGCGCCCGCTGCGGGACAGCCCTGCCGCGGGCCGGCTCGGAAGGCGCGGCCAGTGCGGTCGAGACCACGTCCGCCATCTCGCTCACGGCGCTGGAGGTCGGCCTGGAGGAGGGCACGGCCGCTGCGGCCGACGCCGCCCCCGACGCGGGTCCGCTAGAGGCCCTGCCGCCCGGCAGCGCGCTGCTGGTCGTCAAGCGCGGCCCGAACGCCGGAAGCCGTTTCCTGCTGGACGCCGAGGTCACCACGGCCGGGCGGCACCCGGAGTCCGACATCTTCCTCGACGACGTCACGGTCTCCCGTCGGCACGCCGAGTTCGCCCGCGAGGGCGGCGGCTTCCTCGTCCGGGACGTCGGTAGCCTGAACGGCACCTACCTCAACCGGGAGCGCATCGACGCTGCGGGCCTGGCCGGCGGCGACGAGGTGCAGATCGGCAAGTACCGCCTGGTCTTCCTGGTCGGGTCGCGCGGCGGCGAGGGATGA